From Rudanella lutea DSM 19387, a single genomic window includes:
- a CDS encoding glycosyltransferase family 2 protein, producing MKLSVVIPAYNEEESIPHTLRTLYQTLAKHGIPHEICVTNDNSKDNTAGVLEALKAEIPTLVYYTNPGPNGFGYAVRYGLERFSGDCVAVFMADMSDDPEDLVKYYNKMLETDTDAVFGSRWIKGGKVIDYPEVKKYINRVANLIVRVLMGIKYNDTTNAFKLYKRETIEGVKPFLSPHFNLTIELPLKAMVRGYTYEVVPNSWTNRKYGESKLKIKEMGSRYFFILMYCLIEKFFARGDFNKKSTAKPAKAVSR from the coding sequence ATGAAACTAAGCGTCGTTATTCCGGCCTACAACGAGGAAGAGTCTATTCCGCACACCCTCCGGACCCTGTACCAGACTCTGGCCAAACACGGTATCCCGCACGAGATCTGCGTGACCAACGATAACTCGAAAGACAACACGGCCGGGGTGCTCGAAGCCCTGAAGGCCGAGATCCCAACGCTGGTGTACTATACCAACCCCGGCCCCAATGGCTTTGGGTACGCGGTACGGTACGGCCTCGAACGCTTCTCCGGCGACTGTGTGGCGGTGTTTATGGCCGATATGTCCGACGACCCGGAGGATCTGGTAAAGTACTACAACAAGATGCTCGAAACCGATACCGACGCGGTATTTGGTTCGCGCTGGATCAAAGGTGGTAAGGTAATCGACTACCCTGAGGTGAAGAAATACATCAACCGCGTAGCCAACCTGATTGTGCGGGTTCTGATGGGTATCAAATACAACGACACAACCAACGCCTTCAAGCTGTACAAGCGCGAAACCATCGAGGGCGTAAAGCCGTTTTTGTCGCCACACTTCAACCTCACCATTGAGTTGCCCCTCAAAGCGATGGTGCGGGGCTATACGTACGAGGTAGTACCTAATAGCTGGACAAACCGGAAGTATGGCGAGTCGAAACTGAAGATTAAAGAAATGGGCAGCCGGTATTTCTTTATCCTGATGTACTGCCTGATCGAGAAGTTTTTCGCGCGGGGCGACTTCAACAAGAAATCGACAGCTAAACCTGCCAAAGCGGTTAGCCGGTAG
- a CDS encoding glycosyltransferase family 2 protein — translation MQNKPKVSVLVITYNHKNFIRKAIDSALAQETSFPVEILVGDDFSTDGTRDIVQSYEQAYPGRVKAVLQPRNLGMNGGLNCLETLKLAQGEYYAIMDGDDYWTDPHKLQKQADYLDTHPDYSAVFHNALVTFEEEGTSYLLNGPDMKPFYTLDDLIGEDEIWFMATSSILFRNSIPEYPEWFKLSTSGDIPRLVLKAKMGPIGYIPDVMSVYRKNRAGASFHDYVWDEKFLRNRIQMYSNINKELDYKYDRVLRKNIARYYRMMLDSKQYKDRYFWRAFYALKYLHMAHPKKQIVKEVVRDYVVPTPLRKVYSAIRLLPYRL, via the coding sequence ATGCAGAATAAGCCCAAAGTCAGCGTTTTAGTAATTACGTATAACCACAAGAACTTCATCCGCAAGGCCATCGACAGCGCCCTCGCGCAGGAAACGTCATTTCCGGTCGAAATTCTGGTGGGTGATGATTTTTCGACGGACGGCACCCGCGACATTGTGCAGAGCTACGAACAAGCGTACCCCGGCCGCGTAAAAGCGGTGTTGCAACCCCGCAACTTAGGCATGAACGGTGGTCTCAACTGTCTCGAAACGCTTAAACTGGCGCAGGGTGAGTATTATGCCATCATGGATGGCGACGACTACTGGACCGACCCGCACAAGCTTCAGAAACAGGCCGATTACCTGGATACGCACCCCGACTACTCCGCCGTATTTCATAATGCACTGGTGACGTTTGAGGAAGAAGGCACGTCGTATCTGCTCAACGGCCCCGATATGAAGCCGTTTTACACCCTCGACGATCTCATCGGGGAAGACGAAATCTGGTTCATGGCCACGTCGAGTATTCTGTTTCGCAACAGTATTCCCGAATACCCGGAGTGGTTCAAACTGTCGACCAGTGGTGATATACCCCGGCTGGTGCTGAAAGCCAAAATGGGGCCGATTGGCTACATTCCCGATGTAATGTCGGTGTACCGGAAAAACCGGGCGGGGGCCAGTTTCCACGACTATGTGTGGGACGAAAAGTTTCTCCGCAACCGGATTCAGATGTACAGCAACATCAATAAGGAACTTGACTACAAATACGACCGGGTGCTGCGCAAAAATATTGCCCGGTATTACCGCATGATGCTCGATTCCAAACAGTACAAAGACCGCTATTTTTGGCGGGCCTTTTACGCGCTCAAATACCTGCATATGGCACACCCCAAAAAGCAGATTGTGAAAGAGGTGGTACGAGATTATGTAGTACCAACGCCCTTGCGGAAGGTGTACAGCGCCATTCGTCTGTTGCCTTATCGATTGTAA
- a CDS encoding M3 family oligoendopeptidase: MTTELTITRPARPFMGEDMDLKSWEDVKPLFDDLLNRPLPDADALRQWLRDRSELESYLSENFAWRYIRMTCDTADTGLVERFNYFVEEIQPHLSTYGNELDKRTVESPFVDQLITEPQYAVMIRGMQKAIEIFRDENVPLQTELQTREREYGATVGAMTVTLLNEAGEPEEMTLPKASDRLYHADRAVREEAWRAIWQRRYDSHEPLDALMTDLIKLRHEVAQNAGFANFRDYAFAALGRFDYTPADCFNFHESVAETVVPLLDKLAQERRAAMSLDELRPWDTKVDIEGRPALEPFRSGEELIDKTIQCFDKLDGAGRLANFLRTMRAMHHLDLESRKGKAPGGYNYPLEEIGVPFIFMNATSSLRDLVTMVHEGGHAVHSFLTRDLSLKSFRNPPMEVAELASMAMELLSMDHWDVFFDNPEELRRAKLQHLESIIETLPWIATIDKFQHWLYENPPAEQSAEYVAEREANWLRIYNQFADSVTDWSGLERYKGIIWQRQLHLFEVPFYYIEYGIAQLGAIGVWRNYRRNPEAGLQGYLNALSLGYKDTIPNIYAAANVPFDFSKEHISELMGFVWEEMARLSAPAA; this comes from the coding sequence ATGACCACAGAACTAACCATAACCCGTCCGGCACGACCTTTCATGGGTGAGGACATGGACCTCAAAAGCTGGGAAGACGTTAAACCCCTTTTCGACGACCTGCTGAACCGCCCCCTACCCGATGCCGACGCCCTGCGGCAGTGGCTCCGCGACCGTAGCGAGCTGGAGTCGTACCTCTCCGAAAATTTTGCCTGGCGCTACATCCGCATGACCTGCGACACCGCCGACACGGGGTTGGTAGAACGCTTCAATTATTTCGTTGAAGAGATTCAGCCGCACCTGTCGACCTACGGCAACGAACTCGACAAACGCACCGTTGAGAGCCCGTTTGTTGATCAGCTGATTACCGAACCCCAGTACGCCGTGATGATCCGGGGCATGCAAAAAGCAATCGAGATTTTCCGCGACGAAAACGTGCCGCTGCAAACCGAGTTGCAAACCCGCGAACGCGAATACGGAGCCACCGTTGGGGCCATGACCGTAACGCTACTCAACGAGGCCGGTGAGCCCGAAGAAATGACCTTACCGAAAGCATCGGATCGGCTCTACCACGCCGACCGGGCCGTGCGCGAAGAAGCCTGGCGGGCCATCTGGCAACGCCGGTACGACAGCCACGAGCCACTCGACGCCCTCATGACCGATCTGATCAAACTACGGCACGAGGTGGCGCAGAATGCCGGGTTTGCCAACTTCCGCGACTACGCGTTTGCCGCCCTCGGCCGGTTCGACTACACCCCTGCCGATTGTTTCAACTTCCACGAGTCGGTAGCCGAAACCGTGGTGCCTTTACTTGATAAACTGGCGCAGGAACGACGGGCCGCTATGTCTTTAGACGAGCTACGCCCCTGGGACACGAAAGTCGATATTGAGGGCAGGCCCGCGCTGGAACCGTTTCGGAGTGGTGAGGAGCTGATCGACAAAACCATTCAGTGCTTCGATAAACTCGACGGAGCCGGGCGATTGGCCAATTTTCTACGCACCATGCGCGCCATGCACCACCTCGACCTCGAATCGCGGAAGGGCAAAGCGCCGGGCGGCTACAATTATCCGCTCGAAGAAATTGGGGTGCCGTTTATTTTTATGAACGCAACCTCAAGCCTGCGCGACCTGGTCACGATGGTGCACGAAGGCGGCCACGCCGTACATTCGTTTCTGACACGCGACTTATCCCTGAAATCCTTCCGAAACCCGCCGATGGAGGTAGCCGAGCTGGCATCTATGGCGATGGAGCTGCTGTCGATGGATCACTGGGATGTGTTTTTTGACAACCCCGAAGAACTCCGCCGGGCCAAGCTGCAACACCTCGAATCAATTATAGAAACCCTGCCCTGGATTGCCACCATCGACAAGTTTCAGCACTGGCTATACGAAAACCCACCCGCCGAACAGTCGGCAGAGTACGTAGCTGAACGAGAGGCCAACTGGCTGCGTATATACAATCAGTTTGCCGATTCGGTTACCGACTGGTCGGGGCTGGAGCGGTACAAAGGCATTATCTGGCAGCGGCAACTGCATTTGTTTGAGGTGCCTTTCTATTACATTGAGTATGGCATTGCACAGCTGGGGGCCATTGGTGTCTGGCGTAACTACCGACGCAATCCCGAAGCCGGGCTGCAGGGATACCTGAATGCGCTCAGCCTGGGATACAAAGACACGATTCCGAACATTTACGCAGCCGCCAACGTCCCTTTCGACTTTTCGAAAGAGCACATTAGTGAGCTGATGGGTTTTGTTTGGGAAGAAATGGCCCGGCTTTCGGCCCCGGCAGCCTGA
- a CDS encoding NAD-dependent epimerase/dehydratase family protein, with amino-acid sequence MNIALVTGSAGLIGSESVAFFSDKFDLVVGIDNNMRQYFFGTDGSTEWNRNRLEDSYSNYTHRSADIREVSELDPIFREFGTDIKLIVHTAAQPSHDWAAREPFTDFSVNANGTLNLLEMTRQHCPEAVFIFTSTNKVYGDNPNYLPLVETETRWEIDENHPYFKDGIDEYMSLDHTKHSLFGASKVAADILVQEYGRYFGMKTGVFRGGCLTGPNHSGAQLHGFLSYLMKCAITGNQYTIFGYKGKQVRDNIHSWDLVNMFWHFYQAPRAGEVYNAGGGRYANCSMLEAIALCEEISGNKMNYTYSETNRIGDHIWYVSNLNKFKEHYPGWNWTYDLKETMSQIHDSMVARLQSTGAVAK; translated from the coding sequence ATGAATATTGCATTAGTTACAGGTTCAGCGGGTTTGATCGGTAGCGAGTCAGTTGCCTTTTTCTCAGATAAATTTGATCTGGTTGTTGGTATCGACAACAACATGCGGCAGTATTTCTTCGGCACCGACGGCTCTACCGAGTGGAACCGTAACCGGCTCGAAGATTCGTACTCGAACTATACGCACCGCTCTGCCGATATCCGGGAGGTTTCTGAACTGGATCCTATTTTCCGCGAGTTTGGCACCGATATTAAACTGATTGTGCACACGGCTGCACAGCCCTCGCACGATTGGGCCGCCCGCGAGCCATTTACCGATTTCAGCGTGAACGCCAACGGTACGCTGAACCTGCTCGAAATGACGCGGCAGCACTGCCCCGAGGCTGTGTTTATCTTTACCTCGACCAATAAGGTGTACGGCGATAACCCGAACTACCTGCCGCTGGTAGAGACCGAAACCCGCTGGGAAATCGACGAGAATCACCCCTATTTCAAGGACGGTATCGACGAGTACATGAGCCTCGACCACACCAAGCACTCGTTGTTTGGTGCCTCAAAAGTGGCCGCTGATATTCTGGTGCAGGAGTACGGCCGGTATTTCGGCATGAAAACGGGCGTGTTCCGCGGTGGCTGCCTGACGGGTCCCAACCACTCTGGCGCGCAGCTGCACGGCTTCCTGTCGTACCTCATGAAGTGTGCCATCACGGGCAATCAATACACTATTTTTGGCTACAAAGGCAAGCAGGTACGCGACAACATTCACTCGTGGGATTTGGTGAACATGTTCTGGCATTTCTACCAGGCTCCCCGCGCCGGTGAGGTGTACAACGCTGGCGGTGGCCGGTACGCCAACTGCTCGATGCTCGAAGCCATTGCGCTGTGCGAAGAAATTTCGGGCAACAAGATGAACTACACGTACTCAGAAACCAACCGCATCGGTGACCACATCTGGTACGTATCGAACCTGAACAAATTTAAGGAGCACTACCCCGGCTGGAACTGGACGTACGATCTGAAAGAGACTATGTCTCAGATTCACGACAGCATGGTGGCCCGGCTTCAGTCGACCGGAGCCGTTGCGAAGTAA
- a CDS encoding YheT family hydrolase, with product MPVVQSAYSGPPRYLYNAHLQTIIPSLTRKVPGVVYERERLTLSDGDFVDLDWVDGGNRRLVVLTHGLEGDSQRHYIRGTARLFAQAEYDVLAWNCRSCSGEMNRAFRLYNHGEIGDFGEVITHALRTKPYEEVVLIGYSMGGNITFKYLGVHGHEAPDVIRRAVAVSAPTDLLASANLLDLPSNRFYRNRFMRKLTAKISQKAALYPGRLDMSRLKDVKVWEDFDNFFSAPVNGYRDAQDFYQQASAVHYMPGIQIPVLLLNAQNDPILSPECSPVWLAQKRSTIYLEVSASGGHVGFLQPRDPFTYAERRSLAFATEKL from the coding sequence ATGCCTGTTGTCCAGTCGGCTTACTCAGGACCTCCACGCTACCTGTACAATGCCCACTTACAAACCATCATCCCGAGCCTGACGCGCAAGGTTCCGGGCGTTGTGTACGAACGCGAGCGGCTCACTCTCTCCGATGGCGATTTTGTAGACCTCGACTGGGTTGATGGCGGTAACCGGCGGCTCGTGGTGCTGACCCACGGCCTGGAAGGCGATAGCCAACGGCACTATATCCGGGGCACGGCCCGCTTGTTTGCGCAGGCGGAATACGATGTACTGGCCTGGAACTGCCGCTCATGCAGTGGCGAAATGAACCGGGCCTTCCGGCTGTACAACCACGGCGAAATTGGCGACTTTGGCGAGGTAATTACCCACGCTCTCCGCACCAAACCCTACGAGGAGGTAGTGCTCATTGGCTACAGCATGGGCGGCAACATCACGTTTAAGTATCTGGGCGTGCACGGCCATGAAGCCCCCGACGTAATCCGGCGGGCAGTGGCCGTCTCCGCCCCTACCGACCTACTGGCTTCAGCCAACCTCCTCGACCTACCATCCAACCGGTTTTACCGCAACCGGTTCATGCGAAAACTAACGGCTAAGATTAGCCAGAAAGCCGCCCTGTACCCCGGTCGGTTAGACATGAGCCGCCTGAAAGACGTAAAGGTCTGGGAAGACTTCGATAACTTTTTCTCGGCCCCGGTCAATGGCTACCGCGACGCGCAGGACTTTTACCAGCAAGCCTCGGCCGTTCATTACATGCCCGGCATTCAGATTCCTGTATTGCTCCTCAACGCCCAAAATGACCCCATCCTGTCGCCGGAGTGTAGCCCTGTCTGGCTCGCTCAGAAACGGTCGACAATCTACCTCGAAGTATCGGCTTCGGGCGGGCACGTCGGGTTTCTGCAACCACGCGACCCATTTACCTACGCCGAACGCCGGTCGCTTGCCTTCGCTACCGAAAAATTATAG